The Pocillopora verrucosa isolate sample1 chromosome 14, ASM3666991v2, whole genome shotgun sequence genome has a segment encoding these proteins:
- the LOC131779200 gene encoding dehydrogenase/reductase SDR family member on chromosome X, with protein sequence MASAMLMNYLNGAKVLMKQVFSKHNSLEVIPNLDGRVAIVTGGNKGIGLETVRGLCKAQMTVIIACRDTAEAEKAIKKLREELPQAEVEYMELDLASLASIRKFVMNFKKKGLPLHILVNNAGIMIPPYSTTEDGFELQFGVNHLGHFALTNLLLDDLIKSGSPDRCSRVVTLSSEAHIPGKINFEDLQSKYYYSPYSGYSQSKLANILFTYELQKRLEERESPVTANAVHPGVVNTDLFQHIPWIMRMPQNVLAYFLFKTPQQGAENSIYVALSPELESKGGKYFVNCQSTQSSDESYSEDVQRRLWKASCELTAIPE encoded by the exons ATGGCGAGTGCGATGCTTATGAACTACTTGAATGGCGCCAAAGTCCTCATGAAACAAGTTTTTTCCAAACACAATTCTCTTGAAG TGATTCCTAATTTGGATGGAAGGGTTGCTATAGTAACTGGAGGGAACAAGGGTATTGGTCTTGAAACAGTCAGAGGGCTTTGCAAGGCACAGATGACAGTTATAATTG CTTGTAGAGATACAGCAGAAGCAGAGAAAGCAATCAAAAAACTAAGGGAGGAGTTGCCTCAAGCTGAAG TGGAATACATGGAACTTGATCTGGCGAGCCTTGCTTCAATACGGAAATTTGTAATGAACTTCAAGAAAAAAGGACTTCCTCTTCACATCCTTGTGAACAATGCAGGAATAATGATCCCACCTTACAGCACAACTGAAGATGGATTTGAGCTTCAATTTGGGGTGAACCATCTTGGACACTTTGCTCTGACCAATCTGCTCTTAGATGACTTGATCAA GTCTGGTTCACCAGATAGATGCTCAAGGGTTGTCACATTGTCATCTGAGGCACACATTCcaggaaaaataaactttgaagaTCTCCAGAGCAA ATATTATTACTCACCCTATTCAGGGTATAGTCAAAGCAAGTTAGCAAATATTCTATTCACTTATGAACTTCAAAAACGCTTGGAAGAGAGAGAAAGCCCTGTAACAGCTAATGCAGTGCATCCAGGAGTAGTCAATACTGATTTGTTCCAGCATATTCCATGGATCATGAGAATGCCTCAGAATGTAttagcttattttctttttaag ACTCCTCAGCAAGGGGCAGAAAACAGTATTTACGTTGCGTTATCTCCAGAATTAGAAAGCAAGGGAGGTAAATATTTCGTCAACTGTCAATCAACACAGTCTTCAGATGAGTCATACAGTGAAGATGTTCAGAGGAGACTTTGGAAAGCGAGCTGTGAGCTTACCGCCATACCTGAATGA
- the LOC131779199 gene encoding solute carrier family 15 member 4 yields the protein MPLIVKVNPGNVLGKYPDITSPDGLISPPPIETELKETSPLLREKIKAKQRQFRKAVSRKIQRRLRNMKRTPVLMLILIEVFERFAYYGILINFVLFLNKCCGWTMFLSVASVMTFSSISWFMCALTGIMGDSRFGRYNTIVSGFLVYFFGALTLVLVAFLMGYFYLENGQPRDRIDQPWILMILLVALLSICAGEGAVKANLSAFGADQLKRDAPVQENKMLFNCFYWMSNVISLLCLAGVTYIQQMKWCYGFTIGFGIPAFSLTIAFAIFLCCRKHFAIDRPRGTGLRNMWLIMRQAWSRRKVVKVEERELIPRSTCTSESDFSPSGGDWLDMALVAYGGTFMDSEVNELRALKKAVVFCLLLIPYWMIYTQLYSTFILQGLHLKAEYGGFIIPAAWPSLCEIFILLILVPMLERAIYPSLNGCGINVSILGKVILGMFLAAGSAGMAGYVEKEMTNSFFDAGSVNHTASGEKYPVVRDYSIWWQIPQYTLMGMSEVFTSIPGLQMVFTMCPDTPQSVTSAVFNIMISIGSLLSLSILALTAYLWGWYPRAREGALGYYLGNDKVAYYYWLLAVVMVATALLTSIVGYTCDIGPDKNGIKHQVLVNEETSTQGQLSNAGVDSKNNTFVELSS from the exons ATGCCTCTTATTGTTAAAGTTAATCCAGGGAACGTTTTAGGGAAATATCCTGACATTACATCGCCTGATGGTCTTATTTCTCCACCGCCGATAGAAACAGAATTGAAAGAGACTTCGCCGCTTCTGCGGGAAAAGATCAAGGCAAAACAACGTCAATTTAGGAAAGCTGTTTCGCGAAAGATACAGAGAAGACTTCGAAACATGAAGCGAACTCCAGTACTGATGCTAATTTTGATCGAGGTTTTTGAACGGTTTGCATACTATGGGATACTCATCAACTTCGTTTTGTTCCTGAACAAGTGTTGTGGTTGGACTATGTTTTTGTCAGTGGCAAGTGTAATGACATTTTCATCAATTTCGTGGTTCATGTGTGCTCTAACAGGAATAATGGGTGATTCGCGTTTTGGTCGCTACAATACCATCGTGAGTGGCTTCCTGGTTTATTTCTTTGGTGCTTTAACTCTTGTACTTGTGGCCTTTTTAATGGGATATTTTTACCTCGAGAATGGGCAACCTCGAGATAGAATAGACCAGCCTTGGATTTTAATGATTTTACTCGTGGCGTTACTGAGTATCTGTGCTGGAGAGGGAGCTGTAAAGGCGAATTTATCTGCTTTTGGGGCAGACCAGCTTAAGAGAGATGCACCAGTGCAGGAGAACAAGAtgttgtttaattgtttttattggaTGTCCAATGTGATTTCGTTGCTGTGTCTGGCTGGTGTTACGTATATTCAACAAATGAAGTGGTGTTACGGCTTCACCATAGGGTTTGGTATTCCTGCTTTTTCACTGACAATAGCGTTTGCAATATTTCTTTGCTGTCGCAAGCATTTCGCCATTGACAGGCCTCGCGGCACTGGGCTCAGGAATATGTGGCTTATTATGCGTCAAGCCTGGTCAAGGAGAAAAGTTGTTAAAGTGGAAGAGAG GGAGTTAATTCCAAGAAGTACTTGTACTTCAGAGAGTGATTTTTCTCCAAGTGGTGGAGACTGGCTGGACATGGCACTGGTGGCTTATGGTGGAACATTTATGGATTCTGAAGTGAATGAACTCAGGGCATTGAAGAAAgctgttgtgttttgtttgctCTTAATTCCATACTGGATGATTTATACTCAG cttTACAGCACATTTATCCTGCAAGGTCTTCACCTCAAGGCTGAATATGGAGGGTTTATTATCCCTGCTGCTTGGCCAAGTCTCTGTGAGATTTTTATTCTTCTGATCCTTGTTCCGATGCTGGAGAGAGCTATATATCCCAGCCTGAATGGGTGTGGTATTAATGTCTCCATCCTTGGAAAGGTCATCTTAGGAATGTTCCTGGCCGCTGGTTCAGCTGGAATGG CTGGTtatgttgaaaaagaaatgacaaacaGTTTTTTTGATGCTGGTTCTGTCAATCATACTGCCAGTGGGGAAAAATACCCTGTGGTGAGAGACTATTCTATTTGGTGGCAAATTCCACAGTACACCCTGATGGGTATGAGTGAAGTCTTCACAAGTATTCCAG GACTTCAGATGGTGTTCACCATGTGCCCGGACACACCACAAAGTGTGACATCTGCAGTATTTAACATCATGATAAGTATTGGAAGTCTGCTGAGTCTTAGCATTTTAGCGCTTACCGCTTATCTTTGGGGGTGGTACCCCAGAGCCAGGGAAGGGGCACTCGGGTACTATTTGGGTAACGACAAAGTTGCCTACTATTACTGGCTGTTAGCAGTAGTGATGGTCGCAACAGCACTTTTGACTTCTATTGTAGGATATACTTGTGATATTGGACCTGACAAAAATGGAATTAAACACCAAGTGCTGGTCAATGAAGAGACTTCGACACAAGGTCAGCTTTCAAATGCCGGGGTTGATTCAAAAAATAACACATTTGTGGAGCTCAGCTCGTGA
- the LOC131797889 gene encoding trace amine-associated receptor 9-like has translation MSETSLPASNVSLEDCNHLSYAAWQPGYLTGGVHHNLIAVICINSISAIAAILSNALVVAVIATKQQLRTLYNILLACMGATDLMVGMLVQPLFVVSEIKHLNGFAPFCALDTVVSVTSYGFCLASVGHLVLISVERYVFIKLPLRYEEIATENRMIVGVLTVWVVSASFSITMIMMASTNELAENQPLLTIFELLTAFIVFVYIAVIVYTCVVVLLESQRQKRRMQTHQLSAEETQQLRKNNKASYTFTIIVTGLLFSYMPTLVLNIYAAISNDWVEPHLLYVISSWSFTSVLLGSLLNPLIYFWRIATLRRAFLDFMHIGTVHPPQDNQPHLSREAWSVANTS, from the coding sequence ATGTCGGAGACAAGTTTACCTGCGAGCAACGTATCATTAGAAGATTGCAATCACCTTAGCTACGCGGCCTGGCAGCCGGGGTACCTCACAGGGGGTGTTCACCACAACCTTATCGCTGTCATCTGCATTAATTCTATCTCAGCCATTGCAGCCATCCTGTCAAATGCATTGGTCGTCGCAGTCATAGCGACGAAACAACAGCTAAGAACTCTCTACAACATTCTCCTTGCGTGTATGGGGGCAACGGATTTAATGGTTGGCATGTTGGTACAACCCTTGTTCGTGGTGTCAGAAATCAAGCACTTGAACGGTTTCGCACCGTTTTGCGCGCTTGACACTGTAGTTTCGGTGACTTCCTATGGATTTTGCCTCGCGTCGGTTGGCCATCTCGTCTTAATCAGCGTCGAACGCTACGTTTTCATAAAGCTGCCCCTCAGATACGAAGAAATTGCCACGGAGAACAGAATGATAGTTGGTGTTCTAACGGTCTGGGTCGTGTCAGCATCGTTTTCAATCACGATGATAATGATGGCCTCTACGAATGAGTTAGCAGAGAACCAGCCGTTACTAACTATCTTCGAACTGCTGACAGCCTTTATcgtttttgtttacattgcTGTCATTGTATACACTTGCGTGGTAGTCTTACTGGAGTCCCAAAGGCAAAAGCGCCGTATGCAGACCCACCAGTTGTCCGCGGAGGAGACCCAGCAACTGAGGAAGAATAACAAGGCATCTTATACCTTTACAATCATTGTAACAGGGCTACTGTTCTCGTACATGCCCACACTTGTGCTTAATATATACGCAGCTATATCAAATGATTGGGTGGAGCCTCACTTATTGTACGTTATTTCATCATGGTCTTTCACGTCTGTCTTGCTAGGCTCGCTTCTTAACCCCTTGATTTACTTCTGGCGAATTGCAACACTTCGCCGTGCGTTTCTCGACTTCATGCATATTGGCACGGTACATCCCCCGCAGGATAATCAACCACACCTTTCCAGAGAAGCTTGGTCGGTAGCCAATACTAGCTAA